The Streptomyces sp. NBC_01244 genome contains a region encoding:
- a CDS encoding MFS transporter produces MPGLGRYLAAALAARFASEGMSMAVVLLALQRTGSAAHGAFVLTAWLAPHVLAAPLAGAAAARSRRPRLFQVGALAGFTTAVAALALLLGRAPTPVVLAVAVLGGSCGPMVTGGLSSLVAGLVPAGPARDRAYGWDASTYNGAAVTAPAAVSLVAAFGSAGPAMALLAASGALAAALAATLPYADPDPGPAHGAPRAGLGAGLAALWRVRELRAVTSATTLAFVGIGALTTTAVLLATTLGSPGGGGVLMTAFALGALTGALTLGRITSVPPGRLARWAMAATGVALTAAAFTPSVPLTAVAFAAAGVCDGPLLTATLRIRSEFAPAQARTQVFTLGAGLKVTAASTGAALVGLAADVPPWILVLAIAALQLAAALLHTVVAARGPARDAAPVADAGAAATGPSAGSATTAAGPRTPGAP; encoded by the coding sequence ATGCCGGGGCTCGGACGGTACTTGGCCGCCGCACTGGCGGCGCGCTTCGCCTCAGAGGGCATGAGCATGGCCGTCGTGCTGCTCGCCCTCCAGCGCACCGGGAGCGCCGCCCACGGCGCGTTCGTACTGACCGCCTGGCTTGCCCCGCACGTGCTCGCGGCCCCGCTGGCGGGCGCCGCCGCGGCCAGGTCGCGCCGGCCGCGCCTCTTCCAGGTGGGAGCCCTGGCGGGATTCACCACGGCCGTCGCGGCACTGGCGTTGCTGCTCGGGCGGGCTCCGACGCCGGTGGTGCTCGCGGTGGCCGTACTCGGCGGCTCCTGCGGGCCGATGGTGACGGGCGGGCTGTCGAGCCTGGTGGCGGGGCTGGTTCCGGCCGGTCCCGCGCGCGACCGGGCGTACGGCTGGGACGCGTCGACGTACAACGGCGCCGCCGTCACCGCTCCGGCGGCCGTCAGCCTGGTCGCGGCCTTCGGCTCGGCCGGGCCGGCGATGGCCCTCCTCGCGGCTTCCGGCGCACTGGCCGCGGCTCTGGCCGCCACCCTTCCCTATGCGGACCCGGACCCGGGACCGGCCCACGGCGCACCCCGGGCCGGGCTGGGTGCCGGACTGGCCGCCCTGTGGCGGGTCAGGGAGCTGCGGGCCGTCACCTCGGCCACGACCCTGGCCTTCGTGGGCATCGGGGCGCTCACCACCACGGCGGTACTGCTGGCCACCACGCTGGGCAGCCCCGGCGGCGGCGGGGTGCTCATGACCGCCTTCGCCCTGGGCGCCCTGACCGGCGCCCTGACGCTGGGCCGGATCACGTCCGTGCCGCCGGGCCGGCTGGCCCGCTGGGCCATGGCGGCGACCGGGGTGGCCCTGACGGCGGCGGCGTTCACCCCGTCCGTCCCCCTCACGGCGGTGGCGTTCGCGGCGGCCGGGGTGTGCGACGGCCCGCTGCTGACGGCCACCTTGCGCATCCGCTCGGAGTTCGCGCCCGCGCAGGCGCGGACCCAGGTGTTCACCCTCGGCGCCGGGCTGAAGGTGACGGCCGCGTCGACGGGCGCCGCGCTCGTGGGGCTCGCGGCCGATGTGCCGCCCTGGATCCTGGTGCTCGCGATCGCCGCCCTGCAGCTGGCCGCGGCCCTGCTGCACACCGTGGTGGCGGCGCGCGGCCCCGCACGGGACGCGGCCCCGGTCGCGGACGCCGGCGCGGCGGCTACAGGCCCGTCGGCAGGTTCCGCCACAACTGCGGCCGGTCCACGGACTCCTGGAGCGCCTTGA
- a CDS encoding DUF6421 family protein, with product MTETLVPGTGGAVITAGVRVVDHPAWPELKAAVEEIRPWQSADGSIDFEREGHHARIAAPAAVERVIEGIEALSPLLPHGEAYHRALIGDLRKWSDGGFGVPDFLDSLLAFAPAAERADGLQHLVVFPMYTQNGNPDRNLEAVVLKMVWPEWLSELERTRYDNPLFLGITFEDFTPGYDTHSAVLFPETIAVREAPERFTWGGIFCDREAARYRKVTEAAVDILGIELPEDIARMVEDQERCEKAFVLWDMVHDRTHSHGDLPFDPFMIKQRQPFWMYGLEELRCDLTAFKEAVKLESEGNEHGRDVQYAVLFDRMFRFPVSGDRNRNYDGLGGQLLFAYLHKHDVVRWTDNKLKIDWMRAPQVTNQLCAEIEDLYRAGIDRPKLVHWFKAYDLVAEYLAPHPGSKWAKGPDALDLTQPPRKLVDDVLPDEFPLSMFYEALAKKLKGVIASTKGITAGNAADRETAARVAA from the coding sequence ATGACGGAAACTCTTGTGCCGGGTACCGGCGGTGCCGTGATAACCGCTGGTGTACGGGTGGTCGACCACCCGGCGTGGCCCGAGCTCAAGGCCGCCGTGGAGGAGATCCGGCCCTGGCAGTCCGCCGACGGGTCCATCGACTTCGAGCGCGAGGGGCACCACGCCCGCATCGCGGCCCCGGCCGCGGTCGAGCGCGTGATCGAGGGCATCGAGGCCCTGTCTCCGCTGCTGCCGCACGGTGAGGCGTACCACCGTGCCCTCATCGGCGACCTGCGCAAGTGGTCCGACGGCGGCTTCGGCGTGCCCGACTTCCTCGACTCCCTGCTGGCCTTCGCCCCGGCCGCCGAGCGCGCCGACGGGCTCCAGCACCTCGTGGTCTTCCCGATGTACACGCAGAACGGCAACCCGGACCGCAACCTCGAAGCCGTCGTGCTGAAGATGGTGTGGCCCGAGTGGCTCTCCGAGCTGGAGCGCACCCGGTACGACAACCCGCTCTTCCTCGGCATCACCTTCGAGGACTTCACCCCGGGCTACGACACGCACTCCGCCGTGCTCTTCCCGGAGACCATCGCGGTCCGCGAGGCACCCGAGCGCTTCACCTGGGGCGGCATCTTCTGCGACCGCGAGGCCGCCCGCTACCGCAAGGTCACCGAGGCCGCCGTCGACATCCTGGGCATCGAGCTGCCCGAGGACATCGCCCGGATGGTCGAGGACCAGGAGCGCTGCGAGAAGGCCTTCGTCCTGTGGGACATGGTCCACGACCGCACCCACAGCCACGGCGACCTGCCGTTCGACCCCTTCATGATCAAGCAGCGCCAGCCGTTCTGGATGTACGGCCTGGAAGAGCTGCGCTGCGACCTCACCGCCTTCAAGGAGGCCGTGAAGCTGGAGTCCGAGGGCAACGAACACGGCCGCGACGTGCAGTACGCCGTCCTCTTCGACCGGATGTTCCGCTTCCCGGTGTCCGGCGACCGCAACCGCAACTACGACGGCCTCGGCGGCCAGCTCCTCTTCGCGTACCTCCACAAGCACGACGTCGTGCGCTGGACGGACAACAAGCTGAAGATCGACTGGATGCGTGCCCCGCAGGTCACCAACCAGCTGTGCGCCGAGATCGAGGACCTCTACCGGGCCGGCATCGACCGCCCGAAGCTGGTCCACTGGTTCAAGGCGTACGACCTGGTCGCCGAGTACCTCGCCCCCCACCCGGGATCCAAGTGGGCCAAGGGCCCCGACGCCCTGGACCTGACGCAGCCGCCGCGCAAGCTCGTGGACGACGTGCTTCCGGACGAGTTTCCGCTGAGCATGTTCTATGAGGCCCTGGCCAAGAAGCTCAAGGGCGTGATCGCCTCGACCAAGGGCATCACGGCAGGGAACGCCGCGGACCGCGAGACCGCCGCGCGGGTCGCCGCGTGA
- a CDS encoding transglutaminase-like domain-containing protein translates to MELIQEHPDLAAYLAADDVIDHGHPLVQETADALWTATGDAYSYAKAVFEFVRDAIPHSADSGDDRVSWRASDVLETRNGICYAKAHALTALLRARDIPAGLCYQLLGDDDGSNLALHGLVALRLPGGEGWSRVDPRGNKPGVDAQFTLDREQLAFPVRTELGEIDYPALYATAHPATLKALQESVDRPQLWRNLPTGL, encoded by the coding sequence ATGGAATTGATCCAGGAGCATCCTGACCTTGCCGCCTATCTGGCCGCCGATGACGTGATAGATCACGGTCATCCGCTGGTCCAGGAGACCGCCGACGCCCTGTGGACCGCCACGGGCGATGCATATTCATACGCCAAAGCGGTCTTCGAGTTCGTCCGTGACGCCATCCCGCACTCCGCCGACTCCGGCGACGACCGCGTCTCGTGGCGCGCCTCCGACGTCCTGGAGACGCGCAACGGGATCTGCTACGCCAAAGCCCACGCGCTGACCGCGCTGCTGCGGGCCCGGGACATCCCGGCCGGCCTCTGCTACCAGCTCCTGGGCGACGACGACGGATCGAACCTCGCCCTCCACGGCCTCGTCGCGCTGCGCCTGCCCGGCGGCGAGGGCTGGTCCCGGGTCGACCCCCGGGGCAACAAGCCGGGCGTGGACGCCCAGTTCACCCTGGACCGCGAACAACTCGCCTTCCCCGTCCGTACGGAGCTCGGCGAGATCGATTACCCCGCGCTGTACGCGACCGCGCATCCGGCCACGCTCAAGGCGCTCCAGGAGTCCGTGGACCGGCCGCAGTTGTGGCGGAACCTGCCGACGGGCCTGTAG
- a CDS encoding threonine aldolase family protein — MKTGAVKTAIRKSVAKTDARRHHDPAVRGFASDNYAGIHPEILAAIALANGGHQVSYGDDEYTENLQQVFRGHFGPHAEAYPVFNGTGANVTALQALTDRWGAVICAESAHINVDEGGAPERMAGLKLLTVPTPDGKLTPELIDRQAWGWEDEHRAMPQVVSITQNTELGTVYTVDEIRAICEHAHAKGMKVHLDGARIANAAASLDVPMRSFTNAVGVDVLSYGGTKNGMMAGEAVVVLNPDSVRQMKHIRKMSMQLASKMRFVSVQLEALLAKDLWLRNARHANAMAQRLAAGVRETDGVEILYPVQANAVFARLPHEVSRRLQERYRFYFWDEIAGDVRWMCSYDTQEEDVDGFLQALKEELAR, encoded by the coding sequence GTGAAGACCGGTGCCGTGAAGACCGCGATACGGAAGTCCGTGGCGAAGACCGATGCCCGCCGGCACCACGACCCGGCGGTGCGCGGTTTCGCGAGCGACAACTACGCCGGGATCCACCCGGAGATCCTCGCGGCCATCGCCCTCGCCAACGGCGGCCACCAGGTCTCCTACGGCGACGACGAGTACACCGAGAACCTGCAGCAGGTCTTCCGCGGTCACTTCGGCCCGCACGCCGAGGCCTATCCGGTCTTCAACGGCACCGGTGCCAACGTGACCGCCCTGCAGGCGCTCACCGACCGCTGGGGCGCCGTGATCTGCGCCGAGTCGGCGCACATCAACGTCGACGAGGGCGGTGCGCCCGAGCGGATGGCGGGCCTCAAGCTGCTCACCGTTCCCACGCCGGACGGCAAGCTCACCCCCGAGCTCATCGACCGGCAGGCCTGGGGCTGGGAGGACGAGCACCGGGCGATGCCGCAGGTCGTCTCGATCACCCAGAACACCGAGCTCGGCACGGTGTACACCGTGGACGAGATCCGTGCCATCTGCGAGCACGCGCACGCCAAGGGGATGAAGGTCCACCTCGACGGCGCCCGGATAGCCAACGCCGCGGCCTCGCTCGACGTGCCGATGCGCAGCTTCACGAACGCGGTCGGCGTGGACGTGCTGTCCTACGGCGGCACCAAGAACGGGATGATGGCCGGCGAGGCCGTCGTCGTGCTGAACCCGGACTCCGTCCGGCAGATGAAGCACATCCGCAAGATGTCGATGCAGCTCGCCTCCAAGATGCGCTTCGTGTCGGTGCAGCTCGAGGCGCTCCTCGCGAAGGACCTGTGGCTGCGCAACGCCCGCCACGCCAACGCGATGGCGCAGCGGCTGGCGGCCGGGGTGCGCGAGACCGACGGGGTGGAGATCCTCTACCCGGTGCAGGCGAACGCGGTGTTCGCGCGACTCCCGCACGAGGTGTCGCGGCGGCTTCAGGAGCGCTACCGCTTCTACTTCTGGGACGAGATCGCGGGCGACGTCCGGTGGATGTGCAGCTACGACACCCAGGAGGAGGACGTGGACGGCTTCCTCCAGGCCCTCAAGGAAGAGCTGGCCCGCTAG
- a CDS encoding SDR family NAD(P)-dependent oxidoreductase has translation MNGSGNGNGNGKLHGAVVAVAGAGGPAGRATLLRLAEAGAVVVASDADAARLAEAVDAARYAHGGATITGDTVDLLDLDATKAWAEQTEKEFGRIDGLVHLVGGWRGSTTFTDTDLADWAFLEKLLIRTVQHTSLAFHDGLLRSDRGRYVLVSQSGAHKPVANNAAYNAGKAAAEAWTLAMADSFRKAGGEDGPGAAAAILVIKALVHDAMRAERPTAKFAGFTDVKELAEAIAGVWERPAADVNGQRLWLTPQP, from the coding sequence ATGAACGGCTCCGGTAACGGGAACGGGAACGGAAAGCTCCATGGGGCGGTAGTGGCAGTGGCGGGGGCCGGCGGGCCCGCCGGCCGCGCCACCCTGCTCCGCCTCGCCGAGGCGGGGGCCGTGGTCGTCGCCTCCGACGCCGACGCGGCCCGGCTCGCCGAAGCGGTGGACGCCGCGCGCTACGCCCACGGCGGCGCCACCATCACCGGTGACACCGTCGACCTGCTCGACCTGGACGCCACCAAGGCCTGGGCCGAGCAGACCGAGAAGGAGTTCGGCCGCATCGACGGCCTGGTCCACCTCGTCGGCGGCTGGCGCGGCAGCACCACCTTCACGGACACCGACCTCGCGGACTGGGCCTTCCTGGAGAAGCTCCTCATCCGCACCGTCCAGCACACCTCGCTCGCCTTCCACGACGGGCTGCTGCGCAGCGACCGCGGGCGCTACGTCCTGGTCAGCCAGTCCGGTGCGCACAAGCCGGTCGCCAACAACGCCGCGTACAACGCGGGCAAGGCCGCGGCCGAGGCCTGGACGCTCGCGATGGCGGATTCCTTCCGCAAGGCGGGTGGCGAGGACGGTCCGGGCGCCGCGGCTGCGATCCTGGTGATCAAGGCATTGGTGCACGACGCGATGCGCGCCGAGCGTCCCACTGCGAAGTTCGCGGGCTTCACCGACGTCAAGGAGCTGGCCGAGGCCATCGCCGGCGTCTGGGAGCGGCCCGCCGCCGATGTGAATGGACAGCGTCTGTGGCTCACCCCCCAACCGTGA